A DNA window from Fusarium fujikuroi IMI 58289 draft genome, chromosome FFUJ_chr11 contains the following coding sequences:
- a CDS encoding related to heterokaryon incompatibility protein het-6 yields MDNWHATQCKKSDIAVFPGLNVPACMNCGEICPSHGADNKLSDELQIPSAGKRSAMKLNWPPSMLYQNYAYSHDPDGSLHNALASLVDQEWCDKETNKHTSCSSVIKTAQTPSLQASETSYESLDGTKIRVLRLHKGHFGDCLHGDFETVSLRNRDTEPSESETTPSDARESALSYEAISYTWAKGNGKRDKDHAIFMGKRWDMLPITENCYDALQNCRFHDQDRRLWVDAICINQSNISERTHQVGMMRRIYSTASRVLIYLGTDGSEFTHDPEILSDNPYFSRIWVVQEIASAKQALVLYHRQTMHWDFFHGRLQRSCTKRWMRHFGSPRHIDDGHGFLTLLGDTRNCNASDPRDKIFALLGLWKKSVEPDYTLSPQAVYTGLASTLVTDESWEVVAQLLDMATHGRSMHGLPSWVPDWSEKSQRSYLREWSSSFLYRSLPWSWSKGVARFRVHGKTGSLCILAAEIDIMAPYLFRGYRPIINGMVTVEAGCFGVSLAPEVLQICEPTDSIFRLSQDEFCLILRKKAEHNVYSFIGICKYSCSWGNQQELDAIRYLLDWAWLLSLGQKEPWSQFSTWTNTQVCWLSLRKQKKLETQLFLKRVVRKAQFLQKMRTLTKEAQQALSNYSRDKELLEEFFQRQWKKAYRKWQQEDEEIIEVHQARRALIRKWLPGYISLEPLQDSTAQTPLGQSMWLPVSFCWIGRIPNRGEIYRFNTEHRLLADCASRNIPLPPLHVIMDKKSHITLSLQLGLEKGLRQLQRLAKDHSLQDVTAYEKALNSYNLKVPHSPDFKEEEWAILLHWLSRPMSPSYEMLKRSSRRDIPLIWEKGLVTRAQLDEAHTWLDDNFNHHIAALSSSPSSESFLNEIFALIYCEQFELLWMFFFRSYSDYIKGFRIVHRDELGAQFARCFFWRFDRSIEKAYRVVRKRHLTHDETKKLWTEFLDWLTQTLFEEQAREIPSETYDESPRSLADEDNSDNNHGGYCLDKMKLEGVFIVPKTQEACLEWSTQASLLSHTRPEALYRRPTLSELVSSEIWRRRLPERVFAFLFEDTETATQPTQCDDRNLEELLIHGQPYNCGRPSAQGWRQEIESWKAMEEYISKSEWHMSCIKMDLLRGSSK; encoded by the coding sequence ATGGATAACTGGCATGCAACACAATGCAAAAAGTCTGACATTGCCGTCTTTCCGGGACTTAATGTTCCAGCATGTATGAACTGCGGAGAAATTTGCCCTTCTCATGGAGCGGATAACAAACTCAGCGATGAACTTCAGATTCCATCAGCGGGCAAGCGGTCTGCCATGAAACTGAACTGGCCGCCATCGATGCTATATCAGAACTATGCTTACTCTCATGATCCTGATGGCTCTTTGCACAACGCTCTGGCTTCACTGGTTGACCAAGAATGGTGCGATAAGGAGACAAACAAGCACACGTCTTGCTCTTCGGTTATCAAGACAGCTCAGACTCCATCTTTGCAAGCCAGCGAGACCTCATATGAGTCACTCGACGGTACTAAGATACGTGTTTTAAGACTGCACAAAGGGCACTTTGGGGATTGCTTGCATGGAGACTTTGAAACTGTGAGCCTTCGGAACCGAGATACGGAGCCTTCAGAGTCAGAAACTACACCATCAGACGCGAGAGAGAGTGCTTTATCATATGAAGCCATTTCATATACCTGGGCCAAAGGAAATGGCAAACGGGACAAGGACCACGCTATATTTATGGGAAAGCGTTGGGACATGCTTCCAATCACTGAGAACTGTTATGACGCCTTACAAAATTGTCGATTTCATGATCAAGATAGACGTCTATGGGTTGACGCAATCTGTATCAACCAGTCAAACATTTCTGAAAGGACTCACCAAGTCGGCATGATGAGACGCATCTACTCAACTGCCAGCCGCGTTCTGATATACCTGGGGACTGACGGCTCAGAATTCACGCATGACCCGGAGATTCTCAGTGACAACCCATATTTCTCCCGTATATGGGTGGTTCAAGAAATCGCCTCCGCGAAACAGGCGCTTGTTTTATATCACCGTCAAACCATGCACTGGGACTTTTTTCATGGGAGGTTGCAGCGATCGTGTACTAAGAGATGGATGCGGCACTTTGGTTCCCCGCGACATATTGATGACGGTCATGGCTTCTTGACTCTGCTAGGGGATACGCGGAACTGCAATGCTTCTGATCCAAGGGACAAGATCTTTGCCTTACTTGGGCTCTGGAAGAAGTCAGTTGAGCCAGACTACACGCTATCACCTCAAGCTGTGTACACAGGATTGGCATCCACCCTTGTAACTGATGAAAGCTGGGAAGTGGTGGCACAATTACTTGATATGGCGACCCATGGCCGCTCGATGCATGGCCTCCCTTCGTGGGTTCCTGATTGGAGTGAAAAGAGCCAACGGTCGTACCTACGTGAGTGGAGTAGTAGCTTTCTCTATCGCTCACTCCCTTGGTCCTGGTCAAAGGGTGTTGCGAGATTTCGGGTGCATGGTAAAACTGGCTCTTTGTGCATCCTGGCCGCTGAGATCGACATCATGGCACCTTACCTCTTCCGGGGGTACCGGCCCATTATCAATGGGATGGTTACTGTCGAAGCAGGGTGTTTTGGGGTCTCATTAGCCCCTGAGGTCCTGCAGATATGCGAACCCACTGACAGTATCTTCCGCCTTTCTCAGGATGAATTCTGCTTAATCCTTCGAAAGAAAGCCGAACACAATGTCTACAGTTTTATAGGAATTTGTAAATACTCATGCTCGTGGGGCAACCAACAGGAACTTGATGCCATCAGATATCTTCTGGACTGGGCTTGGCTCTTGTCACTAGGGCAAAAAGAGCCCTGGTCGCAGTTTTCTACATGGACGAACACCCAGGTCTGTTGGTTGTCTCTTCGGAAGCAGAAGAAACTAGAAACTCAACTCTTTCTCAAGAGAGTTGTCAGAAAAGCCCAATTCCTGCAAAAGATGCGTACTCTGACTAAAGAAGCGCAACAGGCTCTGAGCAATTACAGCAGAGACAAAGAGCTACTAGAGGAATTTTTCCAGCGTCAATGGAAAAAGGCCTATAGGAAGTGgcagcaagaagatgaagaaattATCGAGGTTCATCAAGCACGCCGGGCCTTGATCAGAAAATGGCTTCCAGGATATATTAGCCTGGAACCATTGCAAGACTCTACTGCCCAAACTCCACTGGGACAGTCAATGTGGCTTCCAGTGTCTTTCTGTTGGATTGGAAGAATACCCAACCGCGGAGAAATTTACCGTTTCAATACCGAACACCGATTGCTCGCGGATTGTGCTTCTAGGAATATTCCATTACCTCCTCTTCATGTGATCATGGACAAGAAGAGCCATATCACTCTTTCCCTTCAACTAGGACTTGAAAAAGGTCTTAGACAGCTACAGAGACTAGCAAAAGATCACTCGCTTCAAGATGTGACAGCTTATGAGAAAGCTCTGAATTCctataatctaaaggtaCCGCATAGTCCCGACTTCAAAGAGGAGGAATGGGCCATTCTCCTGCATTGGCTGTCCAGGCCCATGTCACCGAGCTACGAAATGCTAAAACGTAGTTCAAGAAGGGATATCCCTCTGATTTGGGAAAAAGGGCTCGTAACCAGAGCCCAGCTTGATGAAGCCCACACTTGGCTAGATGATAACTTTAATCACCACATAGCCGCGCTATCCTCCTCACCCAGCAGCGAATCATTCCTCAACGAGATCTTCGCACTCATATACTGCGAGCAGTTCGAACTGCTCTGGATGTTTTTCTTTCGTTCATACTCTGACTATATCAAAGGGTTTCGTATTGTTCACCGTGATGAACTTGGCGCTCAGTTTGCACGCTGTTTTTTCTGGAGGTTTGATCGCAGTATAGAGAAGGCCTACCGAGTTGTTCGAAAACGCCATCTGACTCATGACGAGACTAAGAAACTATGGACTGAGTTCCTTGATTGGCTCACACAGACATTGTTTGAGGAGCAAGCTCGAGAAATACCATCGGAAACATATGATGAATCGCCGCGTTCGCTGGCCGATGAAGACAATAGCGACAACAATCATGGGGGTTACTGCTTGGACAAAATGAAGCTCGAAGGGGTGTTTATCGTGCCGAAAACacaagaagcttgcttggAATGGTCCACGCAAGCATCACTTCTTTCGCACACGCGGCCTGAGGCACTTTATAGAAGGCCGACACTATCTGAACTTGTCAGTTCCGAAATTTGGCGACGAAGGCTTCCAGAGAGGGTCTTTGCTTTTCTATTTGAAGACACTGAGACCGCTACTCAACCAACGCAATGTGATGATAGAAATTTGGAAGAACTGCTTATCCATGGTCAGCCATACAACTGCGGCAGGCCTTCAGCCCAGGGCTGGAGACAGGAGATTGAGTCATGGAAGGCTATGGAGGAGTATATTTCGAAATCCGAGTGGCATATGAGCTGCATCAAAATGGATCTCTTGCGCGGATCGAGCAAGTAG
- a CDS encoding probable permeases, with the protein MGWISRINDGVANSHVGHWFQLEGSGHPRERPGSRFTTEIRAGIISFFAMAYILAVNSSIVADSGGTCVCDSTPDDPICAANSEYLLCKNEVKRDLVTATAAISALATFFLGALANMPVGISCGMGLNAYLAYDVVGFHGSGSVPYEVAMTAIFVEGLIFFGLTILGLRQWLARAIPRSIKLATGAGIGLFLTLIGLTYSEGIGLITGAVSTPVELAGCSPADKLEDGTCPGSHKMQNPTLWLAIFCGGILTVVLTMFRVKGAILIGIILVSICSWPRGTSITAFPYTPVGDDSFNFFKKVVDFHPITRILAVQKWDISAYSGQFGRALITFLYVDILDCTGTLYSMARFSNLIDEKTQDFEGSATAYLVDSISITIGAVFGTSPVTAFIESGAGIGEGGRTGITAMMTGFCFFISLFFAPIFASIPSWATGCVLILIGSMMMQAVVNINWRYMGDAIPAFLTIAIMPFTFSIADGLIAGICSYIVIQVLVWAVETASMGKLTATNKKDKDPWTWRIPGGILPGWLTRLFQGKKDFWRPYADETIDGNVGVNSHEMSPIRHNTDWVKPGEPLPHVVTEIYSGNNKA; encoded by the exons ATGGGGTGGATTAGTCGAATCAACGATGGCGTGGCCAACAGTCACGTAGGCCACTGGTTTCAATTGGAAGGATCTGGCCAT CCCCGCGAGCGACCTGGTTCCCGATTTACGACTGAGATCCGAGCAGGCATCATCTCGTTCTTCGCAATGGCATATATCTTGGCTGTCAATTCCAGCATTGTCGCCGACAGTGGAGGCACTTGTGTCTGCGATTCGACTCCCGATGACCCCATATGTGCCGCCAACTCGGAATATCTCCTTTGCAAGAATGAGGTCAAGCGTGATCTGGTCACTGCTACCGCCGCTATCTCTGCTCTGGCCACCTTCTTTCTTGGTGCCCTCGCCAACAT GCCCGTCGGTATCAGCTGCGGAATGGGTTTGAACGCTTATCTCGCCTACGAT GTCGTCGGCTTCCATGGCTCTGGATCTGTCCCTTATGAGGTAGCCATGACGGCCATCTTTGTCGAgggtctcatcttcttcggtcTCACAATCCTCGGTCTTCGACAATGGCTGGCTCGAGCCATCCCACGTTCAATCAAGCTAGCTACTGGTGCTGGCATCGGTCTTTTCTTGACACTCATCGGCCTTACATACAGCGAAGGCATAGGCCTGATTACTGGTGCTGTTTCAACCCCTGTCGAGCTGGCTGGCTGTTCTCCTGCGGATAAATTGGAAGATGGCACCTGCCCTGGCTCGCACAAGATGCAAAATCCGACTCTTTGGCTTGCCATTTTCTGCGGCGGTATTCTGACTGTGGTTCTCACTATGTTCCGTGTCAAGGGTGCTATTCTCATAGGCATCATTCTTGTGTCTATTTGTTCTTGGCCACGCGGGACCTCTATCACAGCCTTCCCTTACACTCCGGTCGGCGATGACTCTTTCAACTTTTTCAAAAAGGTTGTGGACTTTCACCCTATCACCAGAATTCTCGCCGTGCAAAAGTGGGATATCAGTGCATATAGTGGCCAATTTGGCCGCGCTCTTATCACGTTTCTCTACGTTGATATTCTTGACTGCACAGGTACCCTCTACTCCATGGCCAGATTCTCTAATCTCATAGATGAGAAAACTCAGGATTTTGAAGGATCTGCTACAGCATATCTTGTTGATTCCATTAGTATCACTATCGGGGCTGTCTTTGGTACATCACCTGTGACAGCCTTTATCGAGAGTGGAGCTGGCATCGGCGAAGGAGGACGAACAGGAATCACAGCGATGATGActggcttttgcttctttATCTCGTTGTTTTTTGCACCAATCTTTGCCTCTATACCTTCTTGGGCAACAGGCTGTGTCTTGATTCTAATTGGATCTATGATGATGCAAGCCGTCGTCAATATTAATTGGCGATATATGGGTGATGCTATCccagccttcttgaccatcGCTATTATGCCCTTTACATTTTCAATTGCCGATGGCCTCATTGCCGGCATTTGCAGCTACATTGTCATCCAAGTTCTTGTATGGGCTGTGGAGACAGCTTCTATGGGCAAGCTGACTGCTACTaacaagaaggacaaagaCCCTTGGACATGGCGTATTCCTGGAGGCATCCTACCAGGGTGGCTTACGCGTTTGTtccagggcaagaaggacttTTGGCGCCCCTATGCGGACGAGACCATCGATGGCAATGTAGGTGTCAATTCTCATGAGATGAGCCCTATTAGACACAATACTGACTGGGTCAAGCCTGGTGAGCCTTTACCTCACGTGGTAACTGAGATTTACTCTGGAAATAATAAGGCATAA